Proteins from a single region of Oreochromis niloticus isolate F11D_XX linkage group LG7, O_niloticus_UMD_NMBU, whole genome shotgun sequence:
- the snupn gene encoding snurportin-1 — protein MDDLTQALSASFAVSKEPNSTACPHPRLAQYKSKYSVLEQSERRQRFLDWQKSKRLNYVNHARRLADGDWTGADSDGEEDMEKQEEGERAKDGNTEEEEMEIERRKLPKHYANQLMLSEWLVDVPSELDTDWLMVVCPVGKRSLIVASKGSTAAYTKSGYCVNRFPSLLPGGNRHNSAMGKDYTILDCIYSEVDRTYYILDVMCWRGHPVYDCPTEFRFFWLQSKVQETDSLSEITKRNPFRFVGLQSTDCTAESIKAALAAEYSFSVDGLLFYHRQTHYTPGSTPLVGWLRPYMVTDILGIEVPAGPLTKKPEYASHQLQQILEHKKTSSEVRPANRSGGYELEYLSTPDQGSEDALNSLKQTPIREAYMEI, from the exons ATGGATGACCTGACCCAAGCCCTCTCGGCCAGCTTTGCTGTGTCCAAGGAGCCCAACAGTACAGCCTGCCCCCACCCTCGGCTGGCCCAGTACAAAAGCAAGTACAGTGTGCTGGAGCAGAGTGAGCGACGGCAGCGTTTTCTTGATTGGCAAAAAAG TAAAAGGTTAAACTATGTCAACCATGCACGGCGTCTGGCTGATGGGGATTGGACGGGGGCAGACAGTGATGGGGAGGAAGATATGGAGAAACAGGAGGAGGGAGAACGAGCAAAGGATGGCAAcacagaagaggaggagatggagatcGAGAGGAGGAAGCTGCCAAAACATTATGCAAACCAG ctcATGCTATCAGAGTGGCTAGTGGATGTCCCATCAGAGCTGGACACTGATTGGCTGATGGTGGTCTGTCCTGTGGGCAAAAGATCTCTGATTGTTGCCTCTAAG GGTTCCACTGCAGCGTACACCAAAAGTGGCTATTGTGTGAACCGTTTCCCCTCCCTGCTGCCTGGTGGGAACAGACACAACTCTGCTATGGGAAAAG ACTACACAATCTTGGACTGCATTTACAGCGAGGTGGACAGAACTTACTACATTCTGGACGTCATGTGCTGGAGAGGCCACCCGGTCTACGACTGCCCA ACCGAGTTCCGTTTCTTTTGGCTCCAGTCCAAAGTCCAGGAGACCGACAGCCTATCGGAGATCACCAAACGCAACCCT TTCCGGTTTGTGGGGCTCCAGAGCACAGACTGCACAGCAGAATCAATAAAGGCAGCCCTGGCAGCAGAGTACAGCTTCAGT GTGGATGGTCTCCTCTTCTACCATCGGCAGACCCACTACACCCCTGGCAGCACCCCTCTGGTCGGCTGGCTTCGCCCTTACATGGTCACTGACATCCTGGGTATAGAAGTTCCTGCAGGACCTCTCACCAAGAAGCCGGAATATGCCAGCCATCAGCTACAGCAGATCCTGGAACATAAGAAAACATCAAGCGAAGTCCGCCCAGCCAACAGAAGCGGAGGTTATGAGTTAGAGTACCTGTCTACTCCAGACCAGGGCAGTGAGGACGCTCTGAACTCTTTGAAACAGACGCCAATACGAGAAGCATATATGGAGATCTGA